The following are from one region of the Muntiacus reevesi chromosome 3, mMunRee1.1, whole genome shotgun sequence genome:
- the LOC136164873 gene encoding LOW QUALITY PROTEIN: uncharacterized protein (The sequence of the model RefSeq protein was modified relative to this genomic sequence to represent the inferred CDS: substituted 1 base at 1 genomic stop codon): MGQRESTPLSLMTDHFSDVRARAHNLSLLVKKSKLITFCSAEWPAFRVGWPPEGTFQPSIIQAVKEKIMAPDPWGHPNQVPYVMVWQDLVENPPKWLKPFVYTLPSSSNSQVLVMEIPPEETKKKEDPKPVLQESSYPNLIDLETEIRPPPYVPSSQPPPRREAPTGEPRGLKGPTGTDHEGGPALGTRGRTRGDRGGQDPGDPELPSSTVQALPVRVGPANPDGERTYQYWPFSTSDLYNWRTQNPPFSEKPQGLIDLLDSILFTHNPTWDDCQQLLQVLFTTEERERILAEARKRVPGADGRPTAQPHLVDEGFPLLRPNWDFERVEGREHLRVYRQTLMAGLRAAARKPTNLAKVNLVRQEPTESPAAFLERLMEAFRQYTPMDPQAEESRAAVLLAFVNQAAPDIRKKLQKVEGLGEQTIQDLLKVAEKVFNNRETPEEREERIRREERELAEKIRKEDREHRARENRKNQRELAQILFAGIKAGTELREPRDPRMGEKEKPKRQALKKDQCAYCKEQGHWKNECPKRDSKRGMTQREKISPGTRVLYAGEDSDXGSQDSVPLPESWVTIHVEGKPVGFMVDTGAQHSVLNKKLGPMSKKTSLVQGATGTKRYCWTTERKVNLGTHQVSHSFLVIPECPAPLLGRDLLTKVNAQIHFDPGGMSVTDGLGQPIHVLSLALRDEYRLFVPKPSETIALDVQPWVHKYPLAWAETAGMGLAKQKHPVVIELKAEAVPVRVKQYPMSQEARRGITPHIRRLMDAGILRRCQSPWNTPLLPVKKPGGTDYRPVQDLREVNKRVSDIHPTVPNPYTLLSSLLPEYTWYTVLDLKDAFFSLPLAAQSQEIFAFEWTEGEGQLVVQLTWTRLPQGFKNSPTLFNEALSEDLCEYRACHPEVILLQYVDDLMLAGTTEEACSRATGDLLQTLGILGYRASAKKAQIARQEVTYLGYKIRQGQRWLTQAMKETILQIPEPKTPRQVREFLGTVGYCRLWIMGFTEKARPLYEGSKETPNWTWTEPMKKAFQTLRQALLEAPALALPNPNKPFQLFVDEKQGIGKGVLTQQWGPWKRPVAYLSKRLDPVAAGWPPCLRIIAATALLVRDADKLTYGQQLSVYTPHAIEGVLKQPPGKWISNARLTHYQALLLDAPRVRFQTPCFLNPATLLPNPEKDRPLHDCNEILAEALAARKDLTDVPLSNSELVWFTDGSSYVKDGQRKAGAAIVDDSGQTIWAETLPPNTSAQKAELIALIQALEQAKGKRVTIYTDSRYAFSTAHIQGPIYQERGFRTAEGKEVKNLPEIRRLLEAVQLPRAVAIVHVPGHQKGEDLKARGNRAADAAAREAASRDYAAPILAVGLPPPGMGTLPPVPDYSLPDLAWINKDATLQKDDQDGWYRDQNNNLILPATLGRHLCEHLHTTTHLGEKKTLTLLQTACLRFPRQNAAVREIIQACEACQLMRTEKKQHSGMRYRGEEPGQHWEIDFTEVRPGKYGYRYLLVLVDTFSGWVEAFPTKGETAIVVAKKILEEIVPRYGLPVTMGSDNGPAFVSQIVQGLAQALGTKWKLHCEYNPQSSGQVERMNRTLKETLTKLAIETGGDWVTLLPFALFQARNTPYKLNLTPFEILYGRPPPVYPIFEGKCLPPPTLGQFQQTLMALSKVHNHVWKLIREIHEGQNRRALPSHNIGPGDWVWVKRHQSRVLEPRWKGPYVVLLTTPTAVKVDGIGPWVHCNHVRQATPEEQEKARAEWKASPHPSNPLKLKLARREAS; the protein is encoded by the coding sequence atgggtcagagagaatctaccccactttctctcatgactgaccatttttcggatgtcagggccagggcccataacttgtctttgctagtcaagaaaagtaaattaataactttttgttctgcagagtggcccgcctttcgggtaggatggcctccggaaggcacctttcaaccgtccatcatacaggctgtgaaggagaagattatggctcctgatccctggggccatccgaatcaggtcccctatgtcatggtctggcaggatttagtggaaaatccacctaaatggttaaaaccttttgtttatacacttcctagttcctccaattcacaggtcctggtgatggagatccccccggaggaaaccaaaaagaaagaagacccaaaaccagtccttcaggaatcatcttatccaaacctgatagatctagaaacggagataaggcctccgccatatgtgccctcctcgcaaccccctccgaggagagaagctcccacgggtgaaccgagaggtttaaaagggccaacgggaactgaccatgaggggggaccggcactggggacccgggggagaactaggggagatagaggtgggcaagaccctggggacccagagttaccttcatccactgttcaggcgctccccgtccgagtgggaccagctaacccggacggagagcgaacctatcagtactggcccttttccacgagtgacctgtacaattggagaacccagaaccctcctttctcagagaaaccccaaggcctcattgacctcttagattccattttgttcactcataaccccacctgggacgattgtcaacagctgttgcaggtgctcttcaccacggaagaacgggagcgaatcctggcagaggcacggaaacgggtcccgggggccgacgggagaccaaccgcccagcctcatctcgtggacgaggggtttcctctgttgcggcctaactgggattttgagcgggtggagggtagggaacatctccgagtgtaccgccagactctaatggctggcctgcgggctgcagcaagaaagccgacgaatctggcaaaggtaaatctagtaaggcaagagcccactgagagcccagcagccttcctagagaggctgatggaagctttcaggcaatatacacctatggacccccaggctgaggagtcacgcgctgcagttctgttagcgtttgtaaatcaggcagccccagatattaggaagaaattacaaaaggtagagggattgggagaacagacaatacaggatttactgaaagtagctgaaaaggtatttaataatagggagaccccagaagaaagggaagaacgaattcgacgggaggaaagggaattagctgagaagatcaggaaagaagatagggaacatagggcgagggaaaaccggaagaaccagagggagctagcccagatcctttttgctgggataaaggccggaacagaattgagggaacctcgagacccccggatgggagaaaaagaaaaaccaaaaaggcaggccctaaagaaggatcagtgcgcctactgcaaagaacaggggcactggaaaaacgagtgccctaagagggactcaaagagaggaatgacccagagagagaaaatttcccctggaactcgagttctatatgcgggggaagacagtgactaggggagtcaagactcggtgcccctccccgagtcctgggtaaccatacatgtggaggggaaacccgttggcttcatggtagatactggcgcccaacactctgttttaaataaaaaactgggaccaatgtctaaaaaaaccagcttagtgcaaggagccacggggacaaaaagatattgttggaccacagaacggaaagtaaatctggggacccaccaggtgtcccattcgtttttggtgataccagaatgcccagcccctctacttggacgggacttgttgactaaagttaatgctcagatccattttgaccctgggggaatgtcagtcacggatggacttggacaaccgatacatgtcttgtccctagccttaagagatgaatacagactttttgtgcctaagccctcagagaccatagcactagatgtacaaccgtgggtccataaatacccattggcctgggcagaaacggcagggatgggactagccaaacagaaacatccggtcgtcatcgagctaaaggcagaggcagttcctgtgagggtgaaacagtaccccatgagccaggaagctcggcgggggatcactccccacattcgacgtctcatggatgccggaattctcaggcgatgccaatccccttggaacacccccttactgccggtgaagaagccaggggggacagattacagacctgtccaagacctgcgagaagtcaacaagcgggtgagtgacatacaccccactgtccctaacccatataccctcctgagcagtttactgcctgagtacacttggtatactgtgttggacttgaaggatgcctttttcagcctacccctggcggcccagagccaggagatatttgcctttgagtggactgagggggagggccaactggtagtacaattaacttggacccgtctcccacaggggttcaagaattcccctaccttgtttaatgaggctctgagtgaggacctctgcgaatatcgggcttgccacccagaggtcattctgctacaatatgtagatgacctcatgttggctggaaccacagaggaggcatgcagccgtgccaccggggacctcttacagaccctaggcatcttggggtatcgtgctagcgcaaagaaggcacaaatagcccggcaagaggtcacctatttggggtataagatccggcagggacaaaggtggctaactcaggccatgaaagaaacaatattgcagataccagagcccaaaacccctcgccaggtgagagagtttctggggactgttggatattgcagactgtggattatggggtttactgagaaggcccggcccttgtatgagggaagtaaagagaccccaaactggacttggactgagccaatgaaaaaggctttccagacgcttagacaggccctactagaagccccagcccttgccctgcctaacccaaataagccattccagctgtttgtagatgagaagcaaggaataggaaagggggtcttgacgcaacaatggggaccatggaagcggccggtagcatacctttcgaagcgattagacccggtggccgctgggtggcccccttgccttcgcatcattgcagctacagccctcctcgtccgcgacgccgacaagttgacgtatggacagcaactctcggtgtacaccccccacgccatcgaaggggttttaaagcagccgccgggtaagtggatctccaatgcccgcttgacacactaccaggccttgctgctcgatgccccacgggtgcgttttcagaccccttgcttcctaaatccggccacgctcctacctaacccagagaaggaccgccctctccatgactgcaatgagatactggctgaggccctggcggcacgaaaagacttaactgatgttcccttaagcaacagtgagctagtatggttcaccgatgggagcagctatgtaaaagatgggcaaaggaaggcgggagccgccatagttgatgattcagggcagacgatatgggctgagacacttcccccaaacacttctgcgcaaaaagcagaattgattgccctaatacaggctctagagcaagccaaagggaagagagtcaccatttatactgacagccgatatgctttcagcactgcccatattcaaggtcccatataccaagaaaggggatttcggacagctgagggaaaagaggtcaaaaatctgcccgagattcgcaggctcctggaggctgtccaactgccccgggcagtagcaatagtacatgtccccggtcaccagaaaggagaagaccttaaggcgcggggcaatcgtgccgctgatgcggccgctcgagaagcggctagccgggactacgccgcccccatattagctgtgggacttccacctcctggtatggggactctgccgccagtccccgactattccctccctgatctcgcttggatcaacaaggatgccaccctccagaaggatgaccaagatggatggtaccgggaccaaaacaacaacctgatattgcctgccaccctgggtcgtcacctgtgtgaacacctgcacacaactacccacttgggagaaaaaaagaccctaacacttctccagacggcctgcctgaggttccctcgacaaaatgcagctgtacgagagataattcaagcctgcgaagcgtgccagctgatgaggacagagaagaagcagcactcgggaatgaggtaccggggggaggagccagggcaacactgggagatagatttcactgaggtaaggccaggcaagtacgggtatcgctatctgttggttctggtagataccttctcggggtgggtagaagctttccccactaagggagagacagcaatagtggttgctaagaagatcttagaggagatagtgcctaggtatgggctgccggtgactatgggctctgataacggacctgcctttgtgagccagattgtacaagggctggcccaagctctggggacgaaatggaagttacattgcgaatataatccccagagctcaggacaggttgagagaatgaatcggaccctaaaagaaactttgacaaagttggcaatagagactggcggggactgggtgaccctccttccctttgcactctttcaggcgcgtaacaccccttataagctgaatcttactccttttgagattttatatgggagaccccctcctgtgtatcctattttcgaaggaaaatgcctgccaccccctactttgggacaattccagcaaactctgatggcattaagtaaggtgcataaccatgtttggaaattgattcgagagatacacgagggccaaaacaggagggctcttccctcacataatattggcccaggtgattgggtttgggtaaaacgacaccaatctagagtattagaacctagatggaaaggcccttatgttgttctccttaccactcctactgctgtcaaggtcgacggaattggaccctgggttcactgcaatcacgtgcggcaagccacgccggaagaacaggaaaaagcacgagcagaatggaaggcgagtcctcacccgtcaaatcctttgaaactgaaactcgcccgccgggaggcctcctaa